GTCGAGCAGATCGAGGAGACCGCGCGGCTGCTGAACGAGGCCGCCGAGGTCGGGGCCGGCGTCGGCGTGCGCGTCGGATATCACAACCACGCGCACGAGCTGGAGGCCGTGTTCGACGGCGTCACCGGACTCGAGATCCTCGCCGGTCTCCTCGACGAGCGCGTCGTGCTCGAGGTCGACCTGTACTGGGTGGCTCGTGGCGGCGTCGACCCCGTCGCGCTGCTCGGACGTCTGGGCAGCCGCGTGATCGCCGTGCACGCGAAGGACGGCACTCTCGACCCCGCACTCGCCGGTGCCTACCCGCCCGCAGACCAGGTGACGGCAGGAGACGGCTCGGTGCCGCTCGTCGAGGCCATCGCTGCGGCCCCCGCGCTCGAACTCGCGATCGTGGAGTTCGACCACT
The DNA window shown above is from Microbacterium maritypicum and carries:
- a CDS encoding sugar phosphate isomerase/epimerase family protein, which encodes MTIRTSLQLFTIKDELEADLESSLAAVAARGFTAVEPYDFVRRAEPLAAALTAAGLVAPSGHAFLASSSFVNPDGSGTTVPVPTPAEVFAAAKVLGMDTVIDPYTEPARWESVEQIEETARLLNEAAEVGAGVGVRVGYHNHAHELEAVFDGVTGLEILAGLLDERVVLEVDLYWVARGGVDPVALLGRLGSRVIAVHAKDGTLDPALAGAYPPADQVTAGDGSVPLVEAIAAAPALELAIVEFDHYEGDLFDAIERSRVYLDEKVAG